One part of the Humulus lupulus chromosome 9, drHumLupu1.1, whole genome shotgun sequence genome encodes these proteins:
- the LOC133801754 gene encoding putative disease resistance protein RGA4 gives MEKLLNLKHLYLSQCIQLKGLSKGIGYLTCLQTLDMFTIPSYENKNKGEYFDIEDLEKMKSLRFGSVFHIKDCGSIKTVEDAKKIDLKKFDQISSLILSFGNEDRNNRFGDDIKILEALEPHPNLKCLKIQDFMGASLSPRPKWLMSLVNLKKIRLYSCVNCEILPSFGKLPVLERLSVSSMNSVKRLGLEFYGIEEKKDQEDGDIEMDRLFIDSPLILFPKLEKIYFGFMEQLEKWEWSNITSTIRIMPCLMHLEFWKCPSLQELPQFLQTITSLKQLSISECEIMEEQCQKKTSKEWDKICHIPNIEINDKFVRKDGIWIDHEGNESNINDGVGTSSSTN, from the coding sequence ATGGAGAAACTACTAAATTTAAAACATCTCTATTTAAGCCAGTGTATTCAATTAAAAGGACTCTCAAAAGGTATTGGTTATTTGACTTGCCTTCAAACATTAGATATGTTCACTATTCCTAGCTATGAGAATAAGAATAAAGGAGAATATTTTGATATAGAGGATTTAGAAAAAATGAAGAGCCTTCGATTTGGTAGTGTGTTTCATATAAAGGATTGTGGAAGTATAAAAACTGTGGAGGATGCTAAGAAAATAGATTTGAAAAAATTTGACCAAATTTCTTCTTTAATTCTTAGTTTTGGGAATGAAGACCGAAATAATAGATTTGGAGATGATATAAAGATACTTGAAGCTTTGGAGCCACACCCAAACTTGAAATGTTTAAAAATTCAGGATTTCATGGGGGCCAGCTTGTCTCCACGCCCCAAATGGTTGATGTCATTggttaatctaaaaaaaatacggCTCTACTCTTGTGTGAATTGTGAGATCTTACCTTCTTTTGGAAAGCTGCCAGTTCTCGAGAGGCTATCTGTAAGTAGCATGAATAGTGTAAAAAGATTGGGCCTTGAATTCTATggaatagaagagaaaaaagaCCAAGAAGATGGGGACATAGAAATGGATAGATTGTTTATAGATTCTCCATTGATTTTATTTCCAAAATTAGAAAAGATCTACTTTGGTTTTATGGAGCAACTAGAAAAGTGGGAATGGAGCAACATTACATCAACAATAAGAATAATGCCATGTCTAATGCACTTGGAATTTTGGAAATGTCCGAGTCTACAAGAACTACCTCAGTTTTTGCAAACAATAACCTCACTCAAACAATTATCCATAAGTGAGTGTGAGATTATGGAGGAGCAATGCCAGAAGAAAACAAGCAAGGAATGGGACAAAATCTGTCACATCCCAAACATTGAAATAAATGATAAGTTTGTGCGAAAAGATGGAATTTGGATCGACCATGAAGGCAATGAGAGCAATATCAATGATGGTGTTGGGACATCTTCTTCAACAAACTAA
- the LOC133799329 gene encoding putative disease resistance protein RGA3, whose amino-acid sequence MAEALVSGLIEELVSLAFQGLNEEVRLVKDVDEDVQQLKTNLEALHAVLEDAERRQFADQSVRKWMDRLKDVSFDMDNVLDEWSTAILKLKIDQKQQGEHASSSRTSINEKVCLSIPSPFSCFKSKVNRITLRHDIAHKIKDLNKKLDRIAGEKDRFQLSTTTLEQPMERPRTTSFVIETDVFGRDNDKDILVSKLLAENSCTHQDQNFNIIPIIGMGGMGKTTLAQLVYNDEKVKAHFNLRIWVCVSEPFEEIKIAKAIVESIKGSASNINELENLLQYMRKCIEGKRYLLILDDVWTEDRQKWELLRIPLKCGGVGSRILVTTRKKEVVVVMEVAAESVITLEELSEEHCWSIFKKLAFFERNEDECRVLEEIGQKIARKAKGSPLVAKILGSLMCFKKTKIQWEDVLSSELWQSKDFKNIFTPLFLSYNDLSAKEKRCFSYCSIFPKDYEFSRDLLVEMWMSQSFVGCGNNSKKEGHDCFETLVMRSFFQDFIEDNLDGVITRCKMHDIVHDFAQFLTSDECVTLVVDENIEEKLKLLDEKARHLNLEVGPDTKFPFMKYKRMNQKNLRSLLVLPYRRTISVDASLFSDLSAMENWKNYPTLYVIYVICKL is encoded by the exons ATGGCTGAGGCTCTAGTTTCTGGTCTCATAGAGGAGCTTGTTTCACTCGCTTTTCAAGGACTTAATGAAGAGGTGAGACTGGTGAAGGACGTGGATGAAGATGTTCAACAGCTGAAGACCAATCTGGAAGCTCTTCATGCTGTGCTCGAAGATGCGGAAAGAAGACAATTTGCCGATCAAAGCGTGAGAAAATGGATGGATAGGCTGAAAGATGTGTCGTTCGACATGGATAACGTGTTGGATGAGTGGAGCACTGCTATTTTGAAACTCAAAATAGATCAGAAACAACAAGGTGAACATgcttcttcttctcgaactagcatTAATGAGAAGGTATGCCTCTCTATTCCATCACCTTTTTCTTGTTTCAAATCCAAAGTTAATCGAATTACTCTGCGTCATGACATCGCTCACAAAATCAAAGACCTCAATAAAAAACTAGATAGGATTGCTGGAGAGAAAGATAGGTTTCAACTTAGCACAACAACCTTAGAGCAACCTATGGAGCGACCTAGGACAACCTCGTTTGTTATTGAAACTGACGTGTTTGGGCGGGATAATGATAAGGATATTTTGGTTAGCAAGTTATTGGCTGAGAATAGTTGTACTCATCAGGATCAAAATTTCAATATTATTCCTATTATAGGGATGGGGGGAATGGGGAAGACTACTCTAGCCCAGTTGGTGTATAATGATGAGAAGGTCAAGGCTCACTTCAATCTTAGAATTTGGGTATGTGTTTCAGAACCATTTGAAGAGATTAAGATTGCAAAAGCCATTGTTGAATCCATTAAAGGTAGTGCCTCAAATATCAATGAATTAGAAAACTTGCTCCAATATATGCGCAAGTGTATTGAAGGAAAGAGGTATCTTCTTATCTTGGATGATGTGTGGACTGAGGATAGGCAGAAGTGGGAGCTATTAAGGATTCCTTTGAAGTGTGGTGGTGTGGGAAGTAGAATACTTGTTACTACAAGGAAAAAGGAAGTTGTTGTTGTAATGGAAGTCGCGGCGGAGAGCGTGATTACATTGGAGGAGCTGTCTGAAGAGCATTGTTGGTCAATATTTAAGAAACTTGCATTCTTTGAAAGAAATGAGGATGAGTGTCGTGTACTAGAAGAAATTGGTCAAAAAATTGCTAGAAAGGCCAAGGGTTCACCTCTTGTTGCAAAAATTTTGGGAAGTCTCATGTGCtttaaaaagaccaaaattcaaTGGGAGGATGTTCTAAGTAGTGAATTGTGGCAATCCAAGGATTTTAAAAACATCTTTACTCCTTTATTCTTAAGTTATAATGACTTGTCCGCAAAAGAAAAACGATGTTTCTCGTATTGTTCAATATTTCCAAAGGATTATGAATTTTCTAGAGATCTGTTGGTTGAGATGTGGATGTCACAAAGTTTTGTAGGATGTGGCAATAACTCAAAAAAAGAAGGTCATGATTGTTTTGAAACTTTAGTCATGAGATCCTTCTTTCAAGATTTTATAGAAGATAATCTTGATGGTGTTATCACCCGTTGCAAGATGCATGACATAGTGCATGACTTTGCTCAATTTTTGACAAGTGATGAATGTGTTACTTTGGTAGTTGATGAAAATATTGAAGAGAAGTTGAAATTACTTGATGAAAAGGCTCGTCATTTGAACCTGGAAGTTGGACCCGACACAAAATTTCCTTTCATGAAATACAAAAGAATGAATCAAAAGAATCTTCGCTCCTTACTTGTTTTACCATATAGAAGAACTATTAGTGTTGATGCATCACTGTTCTCAGATCTT TCGGCAATGGAAAATTGGAAGAATTACCCGACACTTTATGTGATCTATGTAATTTGCAAACTCTAA